AAGCTCCTCAGTGACCCCGAGCTCCAGCTCAGAATTGTCCCCTGAGCTGCTGCACACAGGGACTGATGCTGAGGCCGGGCTGTGGAGGCTCATCAGCAAGTGTTCCCCAGTGGTGCAAAAGGTGAGTCATCACTACGGGCCAGGAACTGAGCCTACCGCATTCTCACATTTCCCTGTTCAACCTCCCAATGTCCCAGCAAGGTAGAGCCCATATTTCCCTGCTAGGGGGATGAGTGCAGTGCCCAAGGCAAAGACATCCCACAGAGGGAAAGTCATCGTTACGCCACAGAGTGACCACCTGCAGAGTTGGGAGCCAGCCCAAGGAGCATAATGGGGAACAGCATATGTGCTTTTCTGTCCTTAAGGAAGTTTAAGTGTATAACAGGCAACCGACCACACAGCAGTGCCTGTCAGCCAATTCCTTGTCTCCTTGTCTGAGTCCTGGGggtagggaggaagaaaggaggaggcaGTGCCCAGAAAGGGGGGAACTGCCCACAGCTGACCAGGTAGAAGTTTGAGTAGGTGCTAAAGATGGCAGATCTGAGTCTTCAGGGAACACATCTTGATGGAGAATGTTGGGAGAAAGCATTAGAAACGCCCctgtttggccgggcgcggtggctcacgcctgtaatcccagcactttgggaggccgaggcgggcggatcacgaggtcaggagatcgagaccatcctggctaacatggtgaaaccccgtctctagtaaaaatacaaaaaactagccgtgcgtggtggcgggcacctgtagtcccagctactcgggaggctgaggcaggagaatggcgtgaacctgggagacggagcttgcagtgagccgagatcatgccactgcactccagcctgggcgacagagcgagactccgtctcaaaaaaaaaaaaaaaaaaaaaaaaaaagaaacgccCCTGTTTGAGAACGCATGATAAAACGAACCAAAACCCACAACCTCAACAGATTCAACCAACTCTTGGGCATGGCACACAGCTCTCCAGCTGCTCCATGCTACTCAGAAGGGCGGGACGGTGCTGTGGTAGCAGCTGCCTGGCATCCCTGGTCACCATCCAGGAAGTCTCCAGCAATGGACAGTGCTTGACACCCGTTCCAATCCCCACCCCTCTTTAGAGATCCAGAGACCAGGAACCCTGGCAGAAATCCTCCTTCCTTCACTTGGTTTCCTTCTGGCTAAGGTGCTCGTTCCTCCTACACATTTAACTTGTCAACTAGAATATTCCCATAGGTAAAAGCCCTGCTTATAAAGAGCTCAAAGGTGTGTGTAcctgagtgcatgtgtgtgcacatttaTGCAGTATGTGTGCATCAGAGCACCTTTGcccatgtgcatgtgtatgtgtccACTTGACTATGCTGTGTATGCACATATGCTGGACACATgcgtacatgtgtgtatgtgtgtgcatgtgtgtatgtgtatgcattgGGTGAGGGCCAGAGGGTGGCAGCAGCCTTAGTATCACCTTTTTGGGTGCTCTGGTTTCAGGGCCAATACCAGTGGACTGTGGGGTAAGTTCCAAGCCTAGAAGTAGACAAGTTAGGAGGCTCTTTACTCCATGCCCAGCTCTATTCACAGTGGCTGATCAGGTCTTTACTGCGGATCTGGAAAGAAGCTGATAGAAGATGGGTGCCAGAGGGGCCTGGGTAGAGATGTTAGCTGAGAGATACCCAGTATGGATTCTGTCAGTTTTCTGGGTGAGCATACACATTCACCAAAATTCAGAGAATCAAATTGGGGCTTTCCACAAGAACTGTAACTCCATTCCCTGGGGCAAATGTACTGTTTCGGTTAAGATACTTGAGTGTTAAGTTTTATGCCTTTACTGTAATGTGGTCAAGCTGCAGACGTGAAAACAGTAGGATTGTCTGTAGTTGTGCATCTCATTTCTCAATAGTAACATTATTGTGGCATGGAACTTGAAGTTTGTTTCCTTAGCTTTCAGAAAAGTTAAAGGAACATatatagtgattttttaaaagagagcaCATTTTACACATATGCAGACACACATTTATATGAATAGTGCTTGGGAGTTTGCTAATATGGTTGTTTAAACCTCTCCATGTTAATTTCTCCCACACATAGAAGATTTATTACTTggacacagtggctgatgcctgtaatcccagcactttgggaggcccagtcgggcagatcacctgaggtcaagagttccagaccagcctggccaacatggtgaaaatccatctctattaaaaattaaaaaattagccaggcatggtggtgcgcacctgtaatcccagctacttggaaggctgaggcaggagaactgcttgaacccaggaggcagaggttgcagtgagccaagctcacaccactccattccagcctgggtgacagagcaagactcagtctcaaaaaaagtaataaaaaattttaaactccaTTTACAGATAATATAGCCAAACctaacattttacaaataaatgattttttgctGGCTTTTTCCAAGTCAGAATTGCATACTTTTACTCCAGAAGACCATAGGGTCATCTGTTTCACACTTGCACAAACATGCAAGACTAACTGAAACTCTTAAGACACCAGAAGGGTGTCCAGCATGCCgcctccaccctccctccccttGCGGTGACCCTGCTTCTGCTTCTGTATCCCCTGGTGTCCCCTCCAGTCCAGCAGCCTGGAGACTCTCCTGCTCACTGCCATCTCTTCAGTGACGGGCCCACATGGGATCGTAATAAACCCCATGCGTGAGCGAGTGAGCAGCTGCACTTGCCGTCCATGCCACCTCAGAGCCCTTGGGAAGGCCTCAGCTTCCATTACCAAGTTCCTTCTCTTTGCCTGTCTTGACCAGTGACACCCACTTCCCCCATCACTACATTAAACCATCCTGTTGACTATTCTTTTTCACCAAGGAAGCCAAAACTCTTGACAGAGCACACTGAATAGGCACCATGCCTGTCTTACAAATGGGAAAATCAAAGTCCCCCCACGAGTTGGCGTCAGTAGCGTTCACATCCCAGACTGATcctgacatttatttttacaaaacaaaCCATCTCAAAACTTGGTGGCATCAATATTCATTCTGTGCACAGAACTCTTGTTTGGACAGGGCTTCATCCGGATAGCTCCACTGGGCATTAGCGGGTGCCCCCAAGGCCGGTGGGAGTCACAGAAGGCTCCTACGTCCAGGCCACAGCTCTGGCCGGACCCCCTCACAGCATGTGTGTGGATCCCACGGGCCAGCTGGAAGCTGGGCACCTTTCCTGACCAGGCGTGGAACATCACTTGGTGTCCCTTCCACCGCACTGTGTTCATGAGAAGCCAGACACTGAGGCCAGCTCAAACTCAGGGAAAGGCAGTGAGACTCACACCTTTGAAGGGAAGGGCACCAAGGAGCCACATTCTACCTGCTTTGGCCACGTTGTCTggcttctccagcctcagtctctttGGCCATGACACCATAACGATGGGAGGGGTGAGTTAATAGACACCAAACAGAACTGCTGTAGCAACTGCCAAATGCCTTGCACAGAGGAGGAGTGTGGGGTGCCCATGATATTACTCTGCAAGTGACATTGCCTTCTAGGGCTTTAATCTCTCAGAAAGCCAGAGATGGAATATCTCAGTGCTTCTGAGCCTTTATTTTCAGCCCTACCCGCAACAGCATTCTGCAGCTTGATCTATAATGGGGTGCACCACACCCTCTCAGCCTGGTCAGGGATGGGGGCCAAGGACTCCCTGTACCTGTCTCATCTGGAGACGAAACTCACCTGGGACTAACcaaaaagaattagaagaaaaagcGAAGTCTCATTACAAAAACACAGAGGATTTTAGCCCAGTATAACTCTAGAAGAAATGGGATCCTATTAAGGAAGGAAGTTTGGGGCAAAGCACCAGGAAATCCCTCAACCGGAAGTGTTGCTAGATTGAGGAAGTGTCCTAAAGGAAGTGGGAGACAGCTGTGGGCACTGTGTGCCCAGCCCCGGCCTTCCCAGCAGAGTCTGTGTGCATCGTGTCCCAAGTAAAAACAATTCAGTTACCAGAATGGGGTAGTTCCTTCACTTGCTAAAATaaatggatatgtgtgtgtgtgtgtgtgtgtgtgtgtgtgtatgtgtagtggCTCTTCATTTGTTTCTCCTTCCTACCACTGTTCTCAGCCATTTGAGGAGTGGAAGGTCGTGGACTGGGGAAAGGGCCTTCCACTCTGGCTCTCTGGTTTTCCGTGTTGTTGGGAACAGTACGTCCCAGGCTGTTTGCTTTAACCAGCGTGCCTTTTATCACTGCAGAGCTACGAAGTGAAGAGTGTCCTCGGAAAGGAAGTGGGGTTGTTAAATTGTTTTGTCCAGTCCGTAACCGCCCACCCGACCAGCTGCATTGGATTGGAGGAAATCGAGCTTCTGAGTGCAGGAGGGGCCTCTGCAGAACACTAGCGGTTGCCGCAGGATCTGTGAACTTTGCAATGTGGCTGcaagggtggtggtggtggtggtgatttggGGTAGTTATTTGTTAACTATGGACACAGTGAACGTAGTTTACGATCTTGAAATGAAACTTAGATTTTTCTGGGGAAATGTTCAGATACAGTTTTGTGAACTGTAAATCAAAATACCTTTTTCTAcagtttatcttttattttctgcaaattTAGGAACATATTTACTCTTGTTTTCACATTGAATCTTAAGTTTAAGCTCTTCATTTGGTATTTAGGcaatatatgagaaaaaaattttttgttcatttgtaattttaacaAGTTGAACATTTTACCATGATTGAACATGTTTTTATTACAGTATTTGTTTTAACATTCCCCCAAAGAATACCCTGCAAAGTGTAAACCTTTGTCCCATACTGTGATATTACTGTTCTGCTACAATAAATGTCAAACCTAAGCACTTTGCAGTTCACTACTTTTGGGAAAATGTTCTAGGGAACTGTATCACAGGTGAAACTGTTACCCATAAAGTGTAGCTCTCTGAACTGGTGTGATCGTGTCTCTGCTGAATGGTGGTGGGGATAGCTGGCTCCACCACACACACCTGTTTTAATTAGGCTGGGTAATGTGCACGGAGAGCAAAGATCACAGACTAAGGAGCAGTCGGTTATTTGCTTTGCTGGCAGAGATTTAAACAAGAATTAATTATCTTTGGACACTATAAAGATTTTGTTCCCTTCCTTATAGCAATATAATCATGACAGGCCATGGTTAACTACATCAGATACACGTAGCAGCCGTGACCAAGAAATGGTGCCCTAATACCAAGTGTTCTTGGGTTAAAGGCAGGCGGCTTtttaattaaatcttaaagcacTGCAATTACTGGCAAGACAGCTGGTCTTAAGCAGTTTTGTGACTGCCCTTTTCATCCACTACATGACTATTCCGGCCTTTCTGGAGCACTTTTGAAAATCTACTTGACTCTGTCCACAAGACTGAGGAAAGTGAAAGCAAAGTCCCAGGAAAGCGGGAGATGATTCAGCCCGGGGTTCTGCCCCTCGCCCCTCCAGCAGCCTCTACAGTTAGGGAACTCTTGAACTGTTTTCAGCAGGGGCCCCCAAAAAGTCAACCCTTCCCCAGGTTTGCGTTCTTCGGGAGAACACCTTCTGCTGGAAAGCTGCTAGCTTACCTGAGCTCAGCCGTGCTCCACCTAGCTTAGGCAAGTTAAATAAGGCCAGGAGAGAGCCTTTAATGCGTTTTAAAAGCGACAGACCCtctctcctgagtagctcgggCCTGCGCCccatccccccgcccccccccacacacacacctggcgCCCGGGCTCCCTGGTGTTCGCTGGCTGCGGGTCTGGAACGCACCCTTCCCGAGCCGGGTCCTGCGCCACCGGCGGGCGGGCGGGAGTCACTGCGAATATAGGAAGCAGGGGCGATTTCAAATGCTGCTTTATTCTTACAAATActgtaaaaattaatataaaaaagtgAGCATGCTCAGTCTTTTCCTCTTATCTACAATACAAAGGGTTTGTCTGAAAagtctggttttttttctttttacaaatgtaCCTTAGCTGCATCAACAGGAGTAAGATGTAGAAAAAGCTaccattacaaaaataatttaagggaAAATAAACACGTTTAGCTTCTCTCGCAGTTTAGTGGTGGTAAGTCCAGGCTGTAGCTTCTTTGCGCTCCTATGTCCCAAGAAACTGCAGCGGGCACCCGGCGGCTCTGGCTGCGCCAGGGCAGGGCGCGCTCCGCTCCGGGCCGTCGGGTCTGAGGTATGGGTCGTTGCTGAGTCTCTCCCGCCCCGGCCGCGCGTTACCGGCAGTCTGCTGTCCCGGCGGCCGGCAGGAAGGGCGGGCTGGGCAGCTGCTTGAAGAACTGCCGGAGGCCGGCCAGGTCCCGCGTGAGCTGCTCCACGCGCTGGTGCAGCTTCTCGTTCTCAGCCGACAGCTCCACCAGCTTCTGCTGCATCTCCTGGTTGCGCCGCTTGGCCTTGTCGCGGCTCTTGCGCACGGCGATGTTGTTGCGCTCGCGCCGCTGCCGGTACTCGGGGCTGCCGCGGTCCGGGCCCCTCTTGCCGGCGCTCTTCTCCCGGGCGGGGCCGGGCGCGGGGGTCTGCCTGGGGCTGCTGCGCGGCGGCTCCGGCGACGTGGGCGGGGTGGGCTGCCCTGCGGCCGCCAAGCTCACCACGGTCTGTGCGCACGCGGCCACCTGCGCGGGCAACAGCGAGCCGGGCGCGTCGCCGTCGCCCCAGTCGGGCTCGCGCTTGAGCGGGCGCGGAGCGGCAGGGCCCGGGCCCAAGGGGCGCGCGGGGCCGCCGGGAAAAAGCTCCAGGGGCCCCGCGCCGCCCGCCTTGTGATTGCTGTTGAAGAGGTCGGCGAAGAGCTCGTCGTGGCACAGCTCCAGGGTGGGCACGGCGGCCATGGAGTCGATGTAGGCGCTGAAGTCGATGGCGCTCTCGTCGTCGTACATGGCGGGGGCGGCGGCGCCTGGCTCGCCTAGGGCCCCTGGCTCGGCCCCGCGGCCCGGCTTGCCCGCCCGGCCCGGTTCGTAGAAGGGCGCAGGCTCCGCAGGCCAGGGCGCGCCGCGCGCCGGGCCGTCCAGGCTGAAGAGCGCGGCGCTCATGGCGGCGTCGGGCCGGGCTCTGCGTCCAAGCGAGGCTGTCACCTCGCTGGGCCCAGCCCCGCCGCCTTTTCTAGCCCCGGCTGACGTGCACGCCCCGCCCCGACTCCGGCACCGCGGGGGCGCCCCGGGGCcgcgggggaaggggcgggggcGCCCTGGGAGCCCCCCGGAGCCGCCCCGAGGCTTCCCGGGGCGCGCCCTCTCTCAGCTCCTCCCCGGGGCCCCCTCCCCGGCCCTGGGGACCCCCCCAGCCCACGTTGCAGGAGGGTGCCCGCGCTGCTGCTCCCTCCCCGGCCCGGGCCGGCCCGCGCTGCGCTGCTGGGAATGACACTCCCTCTGCCAGCACTCCAGGgccttctcttcttcctgtttGTGGGCTTGGAACCTCCTCGCTTCTCGGGGCTGGGAGTGAAATCAAAACCAGGACTTGGCCGCAGCGCGCGCGTCCCAGGCCGGCTTCTGTCGCCGGAGGGCGGGGGGTGGAGACCGGTGGGAGAGGACCCGCGCGTCCAAGGACGCCCCCCGACCGTGGGCACGCGCGTGAGGCCCTCGCCCCGCGCCTCCACCGTGGGACCAGAGGCGGGAAGAGGCGCGGGGGACCAGACGTGGGGACAGCGGCGGCCTGGCAGGCGGGGAGGGCTGCCCGCACCGCACTCGGGCGCCTCGGGGAATCCGGGCCGGTTCTCGCTGCTCTCCTCGGAGGTCCCGGGTCCGGCCGGCCCTGGGGGTCGAGGCCCAGAGACGCGGCTGCTGCGTCCTGACCGAAAGGCCGACGGGACGCTGTCGCCAAAAGCAGAGCAGATGGGGGAGACGCGGTCACGACATCGCGTCCTCCGCCGGCTCCTCGAGGTGCGGGCTCTCCGGCCGGACGCTACTCCCCGACCCCGCAGACCCGGGCGTCCGCCGCCAGCTCCCGCGCCCGCGTTTCTTCCAGGTCTACGGAAGCAGTGCCATCGTGTGGCGGCATCTTGCGTTAGACCTGTTTTTAGTTCCAGGCTCTTTCCCTGTTAAATATTCCAAAAAAGTGCCTTGAACCTAAAGTAGTTGGGTCCTTTTTGGGAAACAGGTAAGATCTACCAGTAGCTATAGCAGGGTGCAGATGGGCCTCGACTCACCATGGGGTTACATCCCGGTAGACCCATCGCACACTGAAAATGTCTTAAGTAAGAATGGGCTTTGTCATGTGTCCTGCAATTTGAGGCAGGCATTTCTGGTCAGacccatttattattttaaattaaaaatatggtttttttcagccgagcacagtggctcatgccggtaatcccagcactttgggaggctgaggtgggcggatcactcgaggtcaggagtttgaaaccagcctggtcaacatggtgaaaccccatttctactaaaaatacaaaaattagccaagcgtagtggcgtgggcctgtaatcccagctactcgggaggctgaggcaggagaatcgcttgaacccgggaggcggaggttgcagtgagccgagatcgttccattgcactccagcctgggcgacagagcgagactccatctcaaaaaaaaaattgagatgggatctcacaatgttgtccaggctggtttcaaactcctgggcttaagagattcgccggcctcagcctcccaaagtgctgggattacaggcgtgagccaccatgtcggGCCCAAATCCATTAAATCACTATCGCTAGTCACACCTGCTCCATGTCGAGTCTCTTCCTGCGCAGGCCTCTCACCAGATCTGCGTCGGAACACCAAGCTCTACTAACTGCTGTGCAGTTTCTGCAGTCAGTTCCAGAGGTCATTTCTAACGTTGCACTATGGGATATTTAATAGGTTTCCTAAAGAACAAACATATTTCTTTAGAGTTACTCAGAGGGTACACAATGATGATGTCACACAATTAATTACCTATTAAGACTGAAATCCAGCAATGCATAGAGTGTGGACTTACGCACATCCAGAAAAAGTTCTAGCACAAATTGTTTTGTTCTCATATATTTCAGAAGCCATAGAAACACTATTAAAGCCCTCCCTAATCAATCACTTAGGGAATGCAAAATCAATATTTATAAGGGATAACCATATCCTCCTAAAAACAACTCAGAGACTATTTTCAGTGAGATGATTTACTGATTCCGATAGTCAATatagttacattttatttttatttttatctttatttttgagacggagtcttgctctgtcgccaggcttgagtgcagtggcgcgatctcagctcactgcaacgtccgcttcccagattcaagcgaatctcctgcctcagcctccggagaagctgggattacaggcccgtgacaccacacccagctaattttttgtattttaagtagagacgggtttcaccgtgttagccaggatagtttcGATCTTCTGTcctcgtgatgcacccgcctccgcctcccaaagctaCATTTATTAACACTAAGTTGAGTTTACATGACAGTGATGCATATTGAGGTGCTTTACAGGAAGCGGTTAGAAAGCTCTTGCCTAGGcctggtgcagtagctcacgcttgtaatcccagcactttgagaggccgaggtgggcgggtcacctgaggtcaagagttcaagaccagcctggccaacatggtgaaatcctgtctctacaaaaatacaaaaattagccgggcatgatggcaggtgcctgtaaccccagctaacttgggaggctgaggcaggagaatcgcttgaaccctggaggcggaggttgcagtgagccgagatcacaccactgcactccagcctaggcgacagagtgaaactccgtatcaaaaaaaaaaaaaaaaaaaaaaaaaaggcggggcgcggtggctcacgcctgtaatcccagcactttgggaggccgaggcgggcagatcacaaagtcaggaaatcgagaccatcctggctaacaaggtgaaaccccgtctctactaaaaacacaaaaaattagccaggcatggtggcaggcgcctctagtcccaactactagggaggctgaggcagcagaatgacgtgaaccagggaggcggaggttgcagcgagccgagatcccgccactgcactccagcctgggcgacagagcgagactccgtctcaaaaaaaaaaaaaaaaaaaagaaattcaggagGTTGAAAACGGTTAAAATGTGTTTGAGTTAATATAAGCTGTTTGTTGGGGTCCAAAAGCCAATCTGGCTTCCCTTCATTCATAGGACGAAGTTGACCATAATTCAGCTCTCTCTCATCCTAGGGATCATATTTGGATAATTGAAATGGCAGAAGAGCAGTTCTGCTCCAAATTacagtctgaaaaaataaaacatttttgaggAGTGCTCTCTAAACGTAAATATGAAATGAAGTTTCAAGAGGTGGGAAActttttagtgctttcttcagatTGTTATTCTCAGCTATCAGATTAGATGGTTTTGTTTCCCTTCTGCCTTTGggctattttaaatttatggCTTATTTTCCCGAGTTTTGGGTCACAgtagcgatttttttttttttttttttttaagatagagtctcgctctgttggccaggctggagtacagtggcacaatcttggctcactgcaacctccatgtccccggctcaagcagttctcctgcctcagcctcccgagtagctgggattataggtgtgtgccaccacgcccagttaatttttgtatttttagtagagacgaggtttcaccatgttggccaggctggtctccagctgctggcctcaggtaatctgcctgccttggcctcccaaagtgctgggattacaggcgtgagccaccgcacccggccatgaaATTTTTATATGTTACATGTTTATATCCAAAAATACTGACTTTTTCAGGATGAACCTTATTCGCAATGTGTGAGTTTGGAAAAGGAAAGACAGAGTCAAAGGAACAAAACCAGTGGTTGTTGGGGTCACGCACCCCTCATGCTGTTAAAGCTTGTGCATGTCATTGAAACCTGCTGTAATTGGTAACAATTTCTATGTGCACTTCAGCTTCTGGAATCTAAAAGGCTGAGTCCCCAGATTGTAAAGTAGCCAGAACTGACAACAAG
This genomic stretch from Pan paniscus chromosome 7, NHGRI_mPanPan1-v2.0_pri, whole genome shotgun sequence harbors:
- the CEBPD gene encoding CCAAT/enhancer-binding protein delta → MSAALFSLDGPARGAPWPAEPAPFYEPGRAGKPGRGAEPGALGEPGAAAPAMYDDESAIDFSAYIDSMAAVPTLELCHDELFADLFNSNHKAGGAGPLELFPGGPARPLGPGPAAPRPLKREPDWGDGDAPGSLLPAQVAACAQTVVSLAAAGQPTPPTSPEPPRSSPRQTPAPGPAREKSAGKRGPDRGSPEYRQRRERNNIAVRKSRDKAKRRNQEMQQKLVELSAENEKLHQRVEQLTRDLAGLRQFFKQLPSPPFLPAAGTADCR